A stretch of the Saccharolobus caldissimus genome encodes the following:
- a CDS encoding PH domain-containing protein has protein sequence MEEELHAGCTKPTGRRLLIEGTIILIIFSLFLEIRNIIDYLIFVVIWYTILVLLILWFKSYTYCVVGNKVIIKSIIGRKVITLENLKDIFISQGPIARRLNCGSIYIVPEAGKITVLIDIKNPQEFLEKIQNSRP, from the coding sequence ATGGAAGAAGAGTTGCATGCTGGCTGTACGAAACCAACTGGAAGAAGGCTTCTGATTGAGGGGACTATAATTCTCATTATTTTCTCTCTTTTTCTTGAAATAAGAAATATAATAGATTATTTAATTTTCGTAGTTATTTGGTATACAATTCTAGTTCTATTAATCTTATGGTTTAAGAGTTACACATATTGTGTAGTAGGAAATAAGGTAATAATAAAGTCAATCATAGGGAGAAAAGTTATAACTTTAGAAAATCTTAAAGACATATTTATTTCTCAAGGACCAATTGCAAGAAGGTTAAATTGTGGTTCAATATATATAGTTCCAGAAGCTGGAAAAATTACAGTATTGATAGACATAAAAAATCCTCAAGAATTTTTAGAAAAAATTCAGAATTCCCGCCCTTAA
- a CDS encoding DUF4382 domain-containing protein, with amino-acid sequence MNKLIVIGVVLILIIVGGVYYGYYYFSTGNLNIYIQDPPGNLQNLKIYLTISSIMIHKINGSWITISNKSITVLLTSNITFITSARIPAGEYNEVFLEISSAQVVMGNLNISAKIPSGVFKIHIINGMYLKGGSSESLLISFPHVTFANGEIIISPSVTAKVIS; translated from the coding sequence ATGAACAAGTTAATCGTTATAGGCGTAGTATTAATACTAATAATAGTTGGAGGAGTATATTATGGCTATTACTATTTTTCTACTGGAAATCTAAATATATACATTCAGGATCCCCCTGGTAATTTACAAAATCTGAAAATATACTTGACAATTTCATCCATTATGATACACAAAATTAATGGTTCGTGGATAACTATCTCCAATAAATCAATTACTGTACTATTAACCTCGAATATCACATTTATAACTTCTGCTAGGATACCTGCAGGTGAGTATAACGAGGTGTTTTTAGAGATCTCCTCTGCTCAAGTAGTGATGGGGAATTTGAATATATCAGCCAAAATACCTAGTGGAGTATTTAAGATACATATAATCAACGGAATGTACCTAAAAGGCGGCTCCTCAGAATCCTTACTGATCAGCTTCCCTCACGTGACATTTGCTAATGGAGAAATAATAATAAGTCCTTCAGTAACTGCAAAAGTTATAAGTTAA
- a CDS encoding ABC transporter permease, whose translation MSETSGLRFMLKALIRDKAGLFGLIIVLAFLIWSLIQGILEILSVNLRKPYLGYLLLPHNPFKYDLSLAFHPPSQQFLLGTNAEGEDILSRILYALPRDAFVALIVVFSAIIIGGILGILSGYLGGIVDEVIMRITDAFLSLPALILVIAITVPLKATFFATILGLAVVWWPTYARFYRAQTLRIKNMDYISAAKLSEVSKLQLFYRYIFLNSIDPILAYAALDFGNVILTYSTLAFLGIGITPPIPELGEMAANGLSGLPQYWWWAVFPGLTILIIVIGFVLVGDRLQDIIAGRITY comes from the coding sequence TTGAGTGAGACATCTGGATTAAGATTTATGTTAAAAGCATTAATTAGAGATAAGGCTGGATTATTTGGATTAATTATAGTTTTAGCCTTTCTTATATGGTCATTAATACAAGGTATTCTAGAAATATTATCTGTAAATCTAAGAAAACCATATTTAGGTTATCTGTTGTTACCCCATAATCCGTTTAAATACGATTTATCGTTAGCATTTCATCCTCCTTCACAGCAGTTCTTACTTGGAACTAACGCTGAAGGAGAAGATATACTATCTAGAATATTATATGCATTACCCAGAGATGCTTTCGTAGCTCTTATCGTAGTCTTCTCTGCTATAATTATAGGCGGGATATTAGGTATATTATCTGGTTATTTAGGTGGAATAGTAGACGAGGTTATCATGAGAATAACAGACGCATTTTTATCATTGCCAGCATTGATTTTAGTTATAGCAATTACTGTACCTCTTAAGGCTACATTCTTTGCTACAATATTAGGGCTAGCAGTAGTGTGGTGGCCAACATACGCTAGATTTTATAGGGCACAAACATTAAGAATAAAGAATATGGATTATATTTCTGCAGCTAAACTAAGTGAGGTTTCTAAGCTACAATTATTTTATAGATACATTTTCTTAAACTCTATTGATCCAATACTAGCATATGCGGCATTAGATTTCGGCAATGTTATCTTAACGTATTCTACGTTAGCCTTTTTAGGAATAGGAATAACTCCACCTATTCCAGAATTAGGAGAAATGGCCGCTAATGGACTTAGCGGATTACCACAATATTGGTGGTGGGCGGTATTTCCAGGTTTAACGATCTTAATAATAGTAATTGGGTTTGTACTAGTAGGTGATAGACTTCAAGATATTATAGCGGGTAGAATAACATATTAG
- a CDS encoding ABC transporter permease, whose translation MSINIIFFIIRRIINAFVTLLLLIIIVFIMIHVIAPNPLALARLYTGPHATYSELEQVAKEYGLDKPLYVQIVNYIINVLHGNFGIDPVYKVPVIDLIGKYLPRTLELVIPATILSVIIGLVTGAIAASNRNNPIDYLVRGVYLVTWASPPFFVATILQLVIAYYLRLLPPTGTVNPTLSPPKSITPFPLVNAMITGNWPYFFSLLHHMILPTVAIALVTFGIITRIARASMLDYMESDFARLSFMKGLSRRRVVYGVVLRNASIPLVTLIALLFGYSVAGAVVIEDVFQYHGMGYFITQAIEGLDYTSILGTTLIVGISIIIANLIADILYGILDPRVRIIE comes from the coding sequence ATGTCAATAAATATTATTTTCTTTATCATTAGAAGGATTATTAATGCATTTGTCACTTTGCTACTATTAATTATAATAGTTTTTATCATGATTCACGTAATAGCACCAAATCCTCTTGCATTAGCGAGATTGTATACTGGACCCCACGCTACATATTCTGAATTAGAACAGGTTGCAAAGGAATACGGTTTAGATAAACCGCTTTATGTACAGATAGTTAACTATATTATTAATGTTTTACACGGTAACTTTGGAATTGACCCTGTTTATAAGGTTCCAGTAATAGACTTAATAGGAAAATATTTACCTAGGACGTTAGAGTTAGTTATTCCTGCTACAATATTATCTGTAATTATAGGCCTAGTTACTGGGGCTATTGCAGCTTCAAATAGAAATAATCCAATAGATTATTTAGTTAGGGGAGTTTATTTAGTTACATGGGCCTCCCCTCCTTTCTTTGTAGCAACAATCTTACAACTAGTAATAGCCTACTATCTTAGACTATTACCACCTACTGGTACTGTAAACCCTACATTATCTCCACCAAAAAGTATTACCCCATTTCCTTTAGTTAACGCGATGATTACTGGGAATTGGCCTTATTTCTTCAGTTTATTACATCATATGATCCTTCCTACAGTTGCAATTGCATTAGTGACCTTTGGTATAATAACTAGAATAGCTAGAGCTTCCATGCTGGATTATATGGAATCAGATTTCGCTAGACTTAGCTTTATGAAAGGCTTAAGTAGGAGAAGAGTAGTATATGGTGTAGTGCTGAGAAATGCTTCTATACCCTTAGTTACACTTATCGCACTATTGTTCGGCTATTCTGTTGCTGGAGCTGTAGTAATAGAAGATGTATTTCAATATCACGGAATGGGATATTTTATAACTCAGGCTATAGAAGGTTTAGATTATACTTCTATCTTAGGGACTACACTTATTGTAGGAATATCAATAATAATAGCTAATTTGATTGCGGATATACTTTATGGTATATTAGATCCTAGGGTGAGGATAATTGAGTGA
- the hsp14 gene encoding archaeal heat shock protein Hsp14, with translation MMDVIVREIGRRINELSREFYETVIPPIDMYEEGGELVVVADLAGFSKDKINVRITGENDLIITASREIEYIGTKYYTQRPLRIYKRIRLPAKVKKDSQITAKYENGVLTIRIPIEGAISVKVE, from the coding sequence TTGATGGATGTAATTGTAAGAGAAATTGGAAGGAGGATAAATGAGTTAAGTAGGGAATTTTATGAGACCGTAATTCCACCTATTGACATGTATGAAGAAGGAGGGGAATTAGTAGTTGTAGCTGATTTAGCGGGATTTAGTAAAGATAAAATAAACGTTAGAATAACTGGGGAAAACGATTTAATAATAACTGCAAGTAGGGAAATCGAATATATAGGTACAAAGTACTATACTCAAAGACCTCTAAGAATCTACAAAAGAATTCGTCTTCCAGCTAAGGTTAAAAAAGACTCGCAGATAACAGCCAAATATGAGAATGGTGTACTAACTATAAGAATACCTATAGAAGGAGCAATTTCAGTCAAAGTAGAGTAA
- a CDS encoding ABC transporter ATP-binding protein — protein sequence MSDNILYKTIDLKKYYLAKKRGILETITRQPPIFVKALDGVSIYIRKGEVLGVVGESGSGKTTLGKILATLEKPTSGSLIFMGIEINDNNEEIVRKHVHMVFQNPATSVNPRMRVKDIVKEAMKNKDEEKVRELLEEVGLDYNYVKDKYPRELSGGQLQRVAIARALAKEPDFLILDEPTSALDASVQSQILNLLVDLQKERNLTYLFITHNIAVARFIADRVIIMYAGKVVEEGDTREVISEPMHPYTQALLNSVPELGKKELKPPSGEVPSLINPPSGCRFHPRCPFAMQICKEREPPLVEVNGRRVACWLYETNWKKASD from the coding sequence ATGAGTGACAATATCCTATATAAGACTATCGATCTTAAAAAATATTATTTAGCTAAAAAGAGGGGAATTTTGGAAACTATTACTAGACAACCCCCAATTTTTGTTAAAGCCTTAGATGGTGTTTCTATTTATATAAGAAAAGGGGAGGTTTTAGGAGTAGTAGGAGAAAGCGGTTCTGGAAAAACTACTCTAGGAAAAATATTAGCTACTCTGGAAAAACCTACTAGTGGGAGTTTAATATTCATGGGAATAGAAATTAACGATAATAATGAGGAAATAGTTAGAAAACATGTGCATATGGTATTCCAAAACCCTGCAACTTCTGTAAATCCTAGAATGAGAGTAAAGGATATAGTTAAGGAGGCAATGAAGAATAAAGATGAGGAAAAAGTAAGAGAACTATTAGAAGAAGTTGGTCTAGATTATAATTACGTTAAAGATAAGTACCCTAGAGAACTATCGGGAGGACAGTTACAAAGAGTAGCCATAGCTAGGGCTTTAGCAAAAGAACCAGATTTCCTAATATTAGATGAACCAACTTCAGCCTTAGATGCGTCAGTGCAATCACAGATACTTAATTTGCTGGTAGATTTACAAAAAGAAAGAAATCTAACTTACTTATTCATAACCCATAACATTGCCGTTGCAAGATTTATCGCTGATAGAGTAATTATAATGTATGCTGGAAAAGTGGTAGAAGAGGGAGATACCAGAGAAGTAATCTCAGAACCTATGCATCCATATACACAAGCTCTACTGAACTCGGTACCCGAGCTAGGGAAAAAGGAACTTAAACCACCATCTGGGGAAGTACCCAGTCTTATAAATCCACCAAGCGGTTGTAGATTTCACCCCAGATGTCCCTTTGCAATGCAAATATGTAAAGAAAGAGAACCCCCGTTGGTGGAAGTGAATGGAAGAAGAGTTGCATGCTGGCTGTACGAAACCAACTGGAAGAAGGCTTCTGATTGA
- a CDS encoding ABC1 kinase family protein has translation MIRRLLQVFFTLAPRVIAYREFRQRILKNKPVNEKEMEEEAKKLVDALIKLGPTFIKFGQILSVRPDIMPDAYIRELARLQDDVPPAPFSDVKKIIEEEMGDELKILDEKPISSASLGQVYLGEYKGRLVAVKVNRPRIKEIVSEDIQVMRKLLPFLRLVFDESFLEIIKVFMDEFSRRIFEEMDYVKEAFYLSKIKEELSDYPSLRIPAVIKATKRVLIMEYIRGYKVTSEEAKKIIDSKILAYRVFRLFMYMLLSKEYFHADPHPGNIAVDKEGNLILYDFGMCGRIDEKTRSLLLRAYVAMVRMDADSLVRVLDELGAIQPFADRVVLAKGLKLFMQSMQGIEIEELELQDFLKLADQVFFKFPLRMPSKLVLPFRMINVLDGTCREIDSSFDFVKASISFLEEEGYTTKVVIEQAREILDNLWNRFRNFLLAYPQQREIIQVKSSSVKDYLTQITLILAIIIYAFTKNIIITFLIVILALTFYTTNNKK, from the coding sequence GTGATAAGAAGGCTATTACAGGTATTTTTTACCTTAGCTCCCAGAGTTATTGCTTATAGAGAATTTAGACAGAGGATATTAAAAAATAAGCCAGTTAATGAAAAAGAAATGGAGGAAGAAGCCAAAAAGTTAGTTGACGCACTTATCAAATTAGGACCTACTTTCATTAAATTTGGACAAATATTATCAGTTAGACCAGATATAATGCCAGATGCGTATATAAGGGAGTTAGCAAGACTTCAAGACGATGTACCACCAGCTCCATTTTCTGATGTTAAAAAAATTATAGAAGAAGAAATGGGTGACGAACTCAAAATTCTAGATGAAAAACCTATATCTTCAGCTTCATTGGGTCAAGTATATTTAGGGGAATATAAGGGAAGACTAGTTGCCGTAAAAGTAAATAGGCCTAGAATTAAGGAAATAGTTAGTGAGGATATTCAAGTAATGAGAAAACTATTACCATTTCTTAGGCTAGTATTTGATGAATCATTTCTAGAGATTATAAAAGTATTCATGGATGAGTTTTCCAGAAGAATATTTGAAGAAATGGATTATGTTAAGGAAGCCTTTTACCTTAGTAAGATTAAAGAAGAACTCTCCGATTACCCTTCTTTAAGAATACCAGCTGTAATAAAAGCGACTAAAAGAGTACTAATAATGGAATATATAAGAGGTTATAAAGTAACCAGCGAAGAAGCTAAAAAAATAATTGATAGTAAAATCCTAGCTTACAGAGTGTTTAGATTATTCATGTACATGCTATTAAGTAAAGAGTACTTTCATGCGGATCCACACCCAGGTAATATAGCAGTTGATAAAGAGGGTAATTTAATTCTTTACGATTTTGGAATGTGTGGTAGGATTGATGAGAAAACGAGAAGTCTATTACTTAGAGCTTATGTAGCAATGGTTAGAATGGACGCTGATTCGTTAGTTAGAGTACTAGATGAGTTAGGGGCAATTCAGCCTTTTGCAGATAGGGTAGTTTTAGCTAAAGGTTTAAAGTTATTTATGCAAAGCATGCAAGGAATAGAAATAGAAGAACTGGAATTACAAGATTTCTTAAAATTAGCTGATCAAGTTTTCTTTAAATTCCCACTTAGGATGCCTTCTAAGTTAGTGTTGCCCTTTAGAATGATTAACGTTTTAGATGGTACTTGTAGGGAAATAGATAGTAGTTTTGATTTTGTCAAAGCATCAATATCTTTCCTTGAAGAAGAGGGTTATACGACAAAAGTAGTTATAGAACAAGCTAGGGAAATATTAGATAATTTATGGAATAGATTTAGAAATTTTCTTTTAGCTTATCCTCAGCAGAGAGAAATAATTCAAGTTAAAAGCAGTTCTGTAAAAGATTACCTCACTCAAATAACACTTATTTTAGCAATAATAATATATGCATTTACAAAAAATATTATAATAACATTTTTAATTGTAATATTAGCTCTAACATTTTACACTACTAATAACAAAAAATAA
- a CDS encoding ABC transporter ATP-binding protein yields the protein MLLEIRNLNVYYNTILGWTKVLSDINLDVERGEIVGIVGESGSGKSTLGHAIARILPPNGKIQGDIIIDGVNLAKLKDSELQKYRGTWVFMIFQNPLNSLNPVKKVGFQLVEAAKIRHQREGKKVNERDLINEVIQVLKDLRLPDPQSIIDRYPHQLSGGQVQRIVIAMSLLLKPKLLIADEPTSALDVTIQAQVINLFKQLNKELNTSILFITHDISLAYVIADRIIVMYAGRIMEDGKVEEVLKFPMHPYSQGLVSSIPTGDKNNNKLPAIPGNPPSFFALPTGCKFHPRCSKVMNICKEKEPDLINKNGRRVRCWLYE from the coding sequence ATGTTACTAGAAATAAGAAACTTAAACGTTTACTATAATACAATCTTAGGTTGGACGAAAGTTCTTAGTGATATAAATCTAGATGTTGAGAGAGGAGAAATTGTAGGTATAGTAGGGGAGAGCGGTTCTGGAAAATCAACACTAGGCCATGCTATTGCTAGAATCTTACCCCCTAACGGAAAAATTCAAGGAGATATAATAATTGATGGAGTTAATTTAGCTAAATTAAAGGACAGTGAACTGCAAAAATATAGGGGAACATGGGTCTTCATGATATTTCAAAATCCTTTAAATAGTTTAAATCCCGTAAAGAAGGTTGGTTTTCAATTAGTAGAAGCCGCTAAAATAAGGCACCAGCGTGAAGGGAAGAAGGTTAATGAGCGTGATTTAATTAACGAAGTAATTCAAGTTCTTAAGGATTTAAGATTGCCAGATCCCCAATCCATAATTGATAGATATCCCCATCAACTATCTGGAGGGCAAGTTCAAAGGATCGTAATCGCTATGTCTCTTCTCTTGAAGCCTAAATTGTTAATTGCCGATGAACCTACTTCAGCCTTAGATGTTACTATTCAAGCTCAAGTAATCAATCTATTTAAACAACTAAATAAGGAATTAAACACCAGTATATTGTTTATAACTCATGACATATCCTTAGCATATGTAATAGCTGATAGAATTATTGTAATGTATGCGGGAAGAATAATGGAAGACGGAAAGGTAGAAGAAGTACTAAAGTTCCCTATGCATCCTTACTCGCAAGGATTAGTATCTAGTATTCCTACGGGAGATAAGAACAATAATAAATTGCCTGCAATACCTGGAAATCCTCCATCATTTTTCGCTTTACCTACAGGATGTAAGTTCCACCCAAGATGTAGTAAGGTAATGAATATATGTAAAGAAAAGGAACCAGATCTAATAAATAAGAATGGGAGAAGGGTGAGGTGCTGGTTATATGAGTGA
- a CDS encoding peroxiredoxin, translating to MVEVGEKAPEVELVDTDLKKVKIPTDFKGKIVILAFYPAAFTSVCTKEMCTFRDSMAKFNEFNAIVLGISVDPPFSNKAFKEQNKLNFTVLSDFNREAVKAYGVAGELPILKGYVLAKRSVFVIDGNGIIRYKWVSEDPTKEPNYEEIRQVVAKLSGK from the coding sequence ATGGTAGAAGTAGGAGAAAAAGCCCCAGAAGTTGAGTTAGTGGATACAGATTTGAAGAAAGTAAAAATACCAACGGATTTTAAGGGTAAAATTGTTATTTTAGCATTTTACCCAGCAGCGTTTACATCAGTTTGTACTAAAGAAATGTGTACTTTTAGAGACTCTATGGCAAAATTTAATGAGTTTAATGCTATTGTACTCGGAATTAGTGTTGACCCACCGTTTAGTAACAAAGCGTTTAAGGAGCAGAATAAATTAAACTTTACAGTATTAAGCGACTTTAATAGGGAGGCTGTTAAAGCTTATGGTGTTGCTGGAGAGCTGCCAATACTTAAAGGTTACGTATTAGCTAAAAGATCGGTGTTCGTAATAGATGGTAATGGTATTATAAGATATAAATGGGTTTCAGAAGATCCTACTAAGGAGCCTAACTATGAAGAAATAAGGCAAGTAGTGGCTAAATTATCTGGAAAGTGA
- a CDS encoding S1C family serine protease: protein MYEELVERVTPATVTILTRQIALDEFFTPQVAEGIGSGFSIGKNILITSYHVIANAKEILIISNEGFRDEAEIIAINPFHDLAMLKTTLDLPSLKLAKEYKTGEVVLAVGNPLGLYSVSMGIISSEERTIMSPIGSPVYVIQTDAAINPGNSGGPLINTKGEVVGVVTAMIKEAQNIGFAIPSKLVDSFIRNVMKFGRYIRPYIGVSVIKLNRALATYLGVRKSDGLLVVNVDPSGSAYSYGIEKGDVIIKVDSQDVRSPSDLITILENKVGSYINIKLLRNSKEIEVKIPVLALNV, encoded by the coding sequence GTGTATGAGGAATTAGTAGAGAGGGTTACCCCAGCAACAGTTACCATATTAACTAGACAAATAGCGCTAGATGAGTTTTTTACACCACAAGTAGCAGAAGGAATAGGATCTGGTTTTTCAATAGGTAAGAATATATTGATCACCTCATATCATGTTATTGCTAATGCTAAGGAAATTTTAATAATATCTAATGAAGGATTTAGGGATGAGGCTGAAATCATAGCTATAAATCCTTTTCATGATTTAGCCATGTTAAAGACCACCTTAGATTTACCATCTCTAAAATTAGCTAAAGAATATAAAACTGGTGAAGTAGTGTTAGCAGTTGGAAATCCTTTAGGTTTATATAGTGTAAGTATGGGCATAATAAGTAGTGAGGAAAGAACCATAATGTCACCAATTGGCTCACCCGTTTATGTTATACAAACTGACGCTGCAATAAATCCTGGTAATAGTGGAGGTCCTTTAATTAACACTAAGGGTGAAGTAGTAGGTGTTGTCACTGCAATGATAAAAGAAGCCCAGAATATAGGTTTCGCAATACCCTCAAAACTTGTTGATAGCTTTATAAGGAACGTTATGAAATTTGGACGATATATAAGACCATATATAGGAGTTTCGGTAATTAAATTGAATAGAGCGTTGGCTACATATTTGGGTGTAAGGAAATCAGATGGTTTGCTTGTGGTAAACGTAGATCCCTCTGGGAGTGCTTATAGTTACGGAATAGAGAAGGGTGATGTAATAATAAAGGTTGATAGCCAAGATGTAAGATCTCCAAGTGATTTAATAACTATTTTAGAAAATAAAGTAGGTTCATATATTAACATAAAATTATTAAGAAATTCTAAGGAAATCGAAGTAAAAATACCTGTCCTTGCATTGAATGTTTAA
- a CDS encoding glycosyltransferase — MIEKYEKYIGEHELDSIFKIAEKIKDLSILHVNSTKAGGGVAEILNRMVPLMKELGLNVDWKVIKGDSEFFNVTKSFHNALQNGVGNINEEHFKIYDKWQEINLTEIPLDYDIMFIHDPQPAGLIRFKKGGKWIWRCHIDISNPYPPVWNFLRKYISQYDSMIVSVPSFGRDDIEIPQFIIPPSIDPLSVKNRKIPQTTVSRILYKFGIDESKPLVTQVSRFDYAKDPLGVIQAYKLAKRHVDIQLLYVGSPATDDPEGEKVYNEVVKAAGDDKDIHLLMLPPYSDLEINAFQTASTVVMQKSIKEGFGLTVSEAMWKKKPVIGGNTGGIPLQVINGVTGFLVNSPQGASHYIIYLIRNEKIRKRLGKNAREHVRRNFLITRELRDYLMTIAYVSNRHQ, encoded by the coding sequence ATGATAGAGAAATATGAAAAATATATAGGAGAACATGAATTAGACTCTATTTTCAAAATTGCAGAGAAGATAAAGGATTTGTCAATATTGCATGTTAATTCGACTAAGGCGGGAGGTGGTGTTGCAGAGATATTAAACAGAATGGTTCCCTTAATGAAAGAACTTGGACTTAATGTAGACTGGAAGGTGATTAAAGGTGATAGTGAATTCTTTAACGTAACTAAATCTTTTCATAATGCTCTACAAAACGGAGTGGGAAACATTAATGAGGAACATTTCAAAATATACGACAAATGGCAAGAAATTAACTTAACTGAAATACCTTTAGATTACGATATTATGTTCATTCATGACCCTCAACCTGCAGGACTCATTAGGTTTAAGAAGGGAGGTAAATGGATATGGAGGTGTCATATTGATATTTCGAATCCCTATCCGCCTGTATGGAATTTCTTGAGGAAATATATTTCCCAATATGATAGCATGATAGTTTCTGTCCCATCATTCGGTAGAGACGATATAGAAATCCCGCAATTTATAATTCCACCTTCTATTGATCCGTTAAGTGTAAAGAATAGGAAAATTCCGCAAACAACAGTTTCTAGAATACTATATAAGTTCGGGATAGATGAGTCTAAACCATTAGTTACCCAGGTATCAAGGTTTGATTACGCTAAAGATCCTTTAGGTGTAATTCAAGCCTATAAATTAGCTAAAAGACATGTCGATATTCAATTACTATATGTGGGAAGTCCCGCTACTGATGATCCAGAAGGGGAAAAGGTTTATAACGAGGTTGTTAAAGCAGCTGGCGACGATAAAGATATTCATTTGCTTATGCTTCCTCCCTATAGTGATTTGGAGATCAACGCGTTTCAAACAGCGTCAACAGTAGTTATGCAGAAGTCTATTAAAGAGGGCTTTGGGTTAACTGTAAGCGAGGCTATGTGGAAGAAAAAGCCCGTAATTGGAGGAAATACTGGTGGTATACCATTGCAGGTGATTAATGGAGTTACTGGATTCTTAGTAAATAGTCCACAAGGAGCTTCTCACTATATAATATATTTGATTAGAAATGAAAAAATAAGAAAAAGATTAGGAAAGAATGCAAGAGAACACGTAAGAAGAAATTTCTTAATAACAAGAGAACTTAGAGATTATTTAATGACGATAGCATATGTTTCTAACAGACATCAATAA
- a CDS encoding DUF5752 family protein, protein MMDLDSKGKGIPFEFYAAYYPPVYSKLKARSLKELVEGIKKADKYSLFYHIFHPIFSSHLIPEEYSNDFAHWIAESLGDKELAELVSDISGSEPRTVEDVRKDLIEILEPRANDTIGLSEFVFVSCRPIIYKTNYVARSLAEFLDLIQTIPARSLVWHFVTKRVLGITRRNDFSEWLETNFGLTEVAEALSRIDPQTYVNEEILRKDIIKILERMLLK, encoded by the coding sequence ATGATGGATTTAGACTCTAAAGGTAAAGGTATACCATTTGAGTTTTACGCAGCATACTACCCACCAGTATATTCTAAGCTTAAGGCTAGAAGTTTGAAAGAACTAGTTGAAGGAATAAAAAAGGCTGACAAATATTCCCTATTCTATCACATTTTTCACCCGATTTTTAGCTCTCACTTAATCCCAGAAGAATACTCTAACGATTTCGCTCATTGGATAGCGGAAAGCCTAGGAGATAAAGAGCTAGCAGAATTAGTGTCAGACATATCAGGCAGTGAGCCTAGAACTGTAGAAGACGTGAGGAAAGATTTGATAGAGATTTTAGAACCTAGAGCTAATGATACTATAGGTTTATCTGAGTTTGTATTTGTCTCATGTAGACCTATAATATATAAAACAAATTATGTTGCCAGATCCCTTGCGGAATTTTTGGATTTAATACAAACAATTCCTGCTAGATCATTGGTTTGGCATTTTGTGACTAAGAGAGTACTGGGAATTACTAGAAGAAATGATTTCTCAGAATGGTTAGAAACTAATTTCGGGCTCACTGAGGTAGCTGAGGCGTTAAGTAGGATAGATCCTCAAACCTATGTTAACGAAGAAATACTAAGAAAGGATATAATTAAAATTTTAGAGAGGATGTTGTTAAAATGA